A genomic stretch from Aerococcaceae bacterium zg-1292 includes:
- a CDS encoding aminotransferase class I/II-fold pyridoxal phosphate-dependent enzyme: protein MLYFQSDYVLGAHPLVLEALVKTNLEPLTGYGTDTYTTLATEKIKQACQQEQAQVYLLTGGTQTNKIIIDTMLATYQGVIAADTGHIAAHEAGAIEATGHKILTIPHTQGKIQVNNVQQLIETFYTDANHEHMVYPGMVYISHPTEYGTLYTKEELTALADVCHQYELPLFLDGARLAYGLAATDTDVTLADIAELCDVFYIGGTKVGALCGEAAVFTKQNQPKHFVTLVKQHGALLAKGRLLGVQFDALFTDDLYFKMGQHAISKAEELKQLLKDKGYRFYLESPTNQQFVIVTNHQYQALSEMVMTGFWETYDDQHVVIRFATSWSTSDEDMRQLAEQLPVAIY from the coding sequence ATGTTATATTTCCAAAGCGATTATGTATTGGGAGCACACCCATTAGTATTAGAAGCTCTAGTCAAAACCAATCTCGAACCCTTAACAGGTTATGGAACGGATACTTACACTACCTTAGCCACTGAAAAAATAAAACAAGCCTGTCAACAAGAACAAGCACAAGTTTACTTATTAACAGGTGGCACTCAAACAAATAAAATTATCATTGACACGATGCTAGCAACCTATCAAGGTGTCATCGCTGCCGATACAGGCCACATCGCTGCCCACGAAGCCGGTGCCATTGAAGCCACTGGGCACAAAATACTAACAATTCCTCATACACAAGGAAAAATTCAGGTAAACAATGTTCAACAATTGATTGAAACATTTTATACCGATGCGAATCATGAACATATGGTCTACCCAGGTATGGTCTATATTTCTCATCCAACAGAGTATGGAACTTTGTATACTAAAGAGGAGTTAACAGCATTAGCAGATGTCTGCCATCAATATGAGCTTCCACTATTTTTAGACGGTGCACGACTCGCCTATGGATTAGCTGCAACTGATACCGATGTTACACTCGCTGATATTGCCGAATTATGCGATGTCTTTTACATTGGTGGTACTAAAGTTGGGGCACTCTGCGGTGAAGCTGCTGTCTTTACAAAACAAAACCAACCTAAGCATTTTGTAACGCTAGTTAAACAACATGGTGCGCTTTTAGCAAAAGGTCGCCTGCTAGGTGTTCAATTCGATGCCCTCTTTACGGATGATTTATATTTTAAAATGGGACAACATGCTATTAGCAAAGCTGAGGAATTAAAGCAACTCTTAAAAGACAAAGGCTACCGTTTCTACTTAGAATCACCGACCAATCAACAATTTGTCATTGTAACCAATCATCAGTATCAGGCATTATCCGAAATGGTGATGACAGGATTTTGGGAAACGTATGATGACCAACATGTCGTCATTCGCTTTGCGACAAGCTGGTCAACTTCTGACGAAGACATGAGGCAATTGGCTGAGCAATTACCCGTGGCAATATACTAA
- a CDS encoding NADP-dependent oxidoreductase has product MKAAQHRTYNKNNIQLTVTDIAKPQITRKQVLVKVLAAGVNPLDNMISRGEVKMIVPYKLPQTAGNELVGLVEEVGASVTNFKIGERVFGRLPLDSIGAFAEYVAVDASALAKVPDYLTDVEAAAIPLTALTIMQALDLMQAQSGKTIFISGGTGGVGGMAIPIAKAKGLTVITNGDGANAERVLALGADRFIDYKTEDYTQTVSDVDYVLDTLGGNETEKQMTIMKKSGHLVSLRAMPNGEFAKRMNIPIHKQILFGAAGLKFDKMAEKYGVHYHFIFVTSNGKQLQEVADIFSELQIKPSIDTVYPFEEVNAALDKVANGHSRGKTVLSF; this is encoded by the coding sequence ATGAAAGCAGCACAACACAGAACGTATAATAAAAATAATATTCAATTAACGGTAACAGATATAGCAAAACCACAAATTACGCGTAAGCAAGTTTTAGTTAAAGTGTTGGCAGCAGGTGTCAATCCTTTAGATAATATGATTTCTCGTGGCGAAGTTAAGATGATTGTCCCTTATAAATTACCACAAACAGCCGGAAATGAATTAGTTGGTTTAGTCGAAGAAGTTGGAGCATCTGTTACCAATTTTAAGATTGGAGAGCGTGTCTTTGGACGTTTACCATTAGATAGTATTGGAGCATTTGCTGAATATGTAGCAGTAGATGCAAGTGCTTTGGCAAAAGTACCGGATTATTTAACCGATGTTGAAGCAGCAGCGATTCCACTTACTGCATTGACAATTATGCAAGCACTTGACTTAATGCAGGCACAATCAGGTAAAACGATTTTTATTTCGGGTGGTACTGGTGGTGTCGGAGGTATGGCAATTCCGATTGCGAAAGCAAAGGGGTTGACAGTCATTACTAATGGTGATGGTGCTAACGCTGAACGTGTCTTAGCATTAGGGGCTGACCGATTTATTGATTATAAAACAGAAGATTACACGCAGACTGTAAGTGATGTGGATTATGTTTTAGATACACTCGGTGGCAATGAGACGGAGAAACAAATGACGATTATGAAAAAGAGTGGTCATTTAGTATCACTGCGTGCGATGCCAAATGGTGAATTTGCTAAACGAATGAATATCCCAATTCATAAGCAGATTTTATTTGGAGCTGCTGGGCTAAAATTTGATAAAATGGCAGAAAAATATGGGGTTCATTATCATTTTATCTTTGTAACAAGTAATGGAAAACAATTGCAAGAAGTTGCTGATATCTTTAGTGAACTTCAAATCAAGCCGTCAATAGATACAGTTTATCCATTTGAAGAAGTGAATGCTGCACTTGATAAGGTAGCGAATGGTCATTCTCGTGGAAAAACGGTTTTGAGTTTCTAA
- a CDS encoding Rrf2 family transcriptional regulator, producing the protein MDTKFSVALHILAMISESKEVLSSQALADSVGTNASYIRKVIALLKNAGIISSQQGRTGYQLSKAPDEISLLEIYFATQEVNHISLFQIHQNANSECPVGQHIEEAMIPIYMNVEKHLEDELANQTLEQVIANLYQIANKTRI; encoded by the coding sequence ATGGATACAAAATTTTCAGTGGCACTACATATTTTAGCGATGATTAGTGAAAGCAAGGAAGTCTTGAGTTCACAAGCATTGGCAGATAGTGTGGGTACGAATGCTAGCTATATCCGAAAAGTCATTGCATTGCTGAAGAATGCTGGTATTATTTCGTCCCAGCAAGGGCGTACTGGATATCAGTTGAGTAAAGCTCCTGATGAGATTTCATTACTTGAGATTTACTTTGCCACACAGGAAGTGAATCATATCAGTCTTTTTCAAATTCATCAAAATGCCAACAGCGAATGTCCTGTTGGGCAACATATTGAAGAAGCGATGATTCCAATTTATATGAATGTAGAAAAACATTTGGAGGATGAATTAGCCAATCAGACCTTGGAACAGGTCATTGCGAATCTTTACCAAATTGCTAATAAAACACGAATCTGA
- a CDS encoding DnaD domain protein — MTLMYQVFSDGVTIIPRKMIQSYKDLKISPQAFILLIYLIDHQRELQHEAPLKKVAVQLGWDEKEVYEYFSELLLAEYIRFDMETDEQGKKYDVLSLEPFYEMLEQKMKPQKTEPTASTASLEQKLELVPTFEGEFGRPLTQIELMQIADWKTGDAFEDDLIILALKQAVLNQAISLKYIDRILLGWKKKNIRTVEEAKRDIEQYNQAKVNRQQQSSSQSNETIESFKIPDFNWDELK, encoded by the coding sequence ATGACCTTAATGTATCAAGTATTTTCCGATGGTGTAACCATTATACCGCGGAAAATGATTCAATCGTATAAAGATTTAAAAATTTCGCCACAGGCTTTTATTTTGTTGATTTACCTCATCGACCATCAGCGGGAATTGCAACACGAAGCGCCGTTGAAAAAAGTGGCGGTGCAATTGGGTTGGGATGAAAAAGAAGTATATGAATATTTTTCAGAATTGTTATTGGCGGAGTATATTCGTTTTGATATGGAGACAGATGAGCAAGGTAAAAAGTACGATGTCTTATCACTAGAACCTTTTTATGAGATGTTGGAGCAAAAGATGAAGCCGCAGAAAACTGAGCCGACTGCATCAACAGCGTCTTTGGAGCAAAAGTTAGAATTGGTACCAACATTTGAGGGCGAATTTGGTCGTCCGTTAACACAAATTGAATTAATGCAAATTGCTGATTGGAAAACAGGGGATGCGTTTGAAGACGACTTAATTATTTTGGCGTTAAAACAAGCGGTATTAAATCAAGCTATCAGTTTAAAATATATTGACCGTATTTTGCTAGGTTGGAAAAAGAAAAATATCCGTACTGTTGAAGAGGCAAAACGAGATATTGAGCAGTATAATCAAGCAAAAGTAAACCGTCAACAACAATCGTCATCCCAATCGAATGAAACAATTGAATCTTTTAAAATTCCTGATTTTAATTGGGATGAGTTGAAGTAA
- the asnS gene encoding asparagine--tRNA ligase: MEVITMRQAKDFVGKEVKMNAWVTNKRSSGKIAFLQLRDGTAYFQGIVVKADVSEATFELAKSLGQESSIQVVGVIQEDTRSALGYELLVKEIELIGESHEYPITPKEHGTDFLMDHRHLWLRSSKQHAILTVRNELIRATYEFMAKEGFIKVDPPILTGSAPEGTTELFHTKYFDEDAFLSQSGQLYMEAAAMAFGKVFSFGPTFRAEKSKTRRHLIEFWMMEPEMAFVEHEESLQVQEQYVAYLVQSVIDNCELALKTLGRDVELLRKYTVTPYPRITYTDAIQLLNDNGFDDITWGDDFGSPHETFIASQYEQPIFIVNYPKSIKPFYMKVNPEDPRTVLCADMIAPEGYGEIIGGSEREVDYATLEENIKAFGLDLDAYAWYLDLRKYGSVPHSGFGIGLERAVAWISGIEHIRETSPFPRLLNRIYP, from the coding sequence ATGGAAGTCATTACAATGCGCCAGGCAAAAGATTTTGTCGGCAAAGAAGTTAAAATGAATGCGTGGGTTACCAATAAACGAAGTAGCGGGAAAATTGCGTTTTTACAATTACGTGACGGAACTGCGTATTTCCAAGGGATTGTTGTTAAAGCGGATGTTTCTGAAGCAACGTTTGAATTAGCAAAATCATTAGGTCAAGAATCAAGTATTCAAGTAGTTGGTGTGATTCAAGAAGATACACGTTCTGCACTTGGTTATGAATTATTAGTAAAAGAGATTGAATTGATTGGAGAAAGTCATGAATATCCAATTACGCCAAAAGAACACGGAACGGACTTTTTAATGGATCACCGTCATTTATGGTTACGCTCATCTAAACAACATGCTATTTTAACGGTTCGTAATGAATTAATTCGTGCAACTTATGAGTTTATGGCAAAAGAAGGCTTTATTAAGGTAGATCCGCCGATTTTAACTGGTAGTGCGCCAGAGGGTACGACTGAGTTATTCCACACAAAATATTTTGACGAAGATGCATTTTTATCACAAAGTGGGCAATTGTATATGGAAGCTGCAGCGATGGCTTTTGGTAAAGTTTTCTCATTCGGGCCAACATTCCGTGCTGAAAAATCTAAAACACGTCGACATTTAATCGAATTTTGGATGATGGAACCTGAAATGGCGTTCGTTGAGCACGAAGAAAGTTTACAAGTTCAAGAACAATATGTTGCTTACCTAGTTCAATCTGTCATTGATAATTGTGAGTTAGCATTGAAAACACTTGGTCGTGATGTAGAATTGCTACGTAAGTATACAGTGACACCATATCCACGTATTACATATACTGATGCGATTCAATTATTGAATGACAATGGATTTGATGATATCACATGGGGTGATGATTTCGGTTCACCACACGAAACATTTATCGCCAGCCAATATGAGCAACCAATTTTCATTGTGAATTATCCAAAATCAATCAAGCCATTTTATATGAAAGTGAACCCAGAAGATCCGCGTACGGTTTTATGTGCGGATATGATTGCGCCGGAAGGATATGGTGAAATTATTGGTGGGTCAGAACGTGAGGTTGATTATGCAACCTTAGAAGAAAACATCAAAGCATTTGGTTTAGACTTGGATGCCTATGCATGGTATTTAGATTTACGTAAATATGGTTCAGTTCCTCATTCTGGATTTGGTATCGGGTTAGAGCGTGCTGTAGCGTGGATTAGTGGTATTGAGCATATTCGTGAAACATCACCATTCCCACGTTTATTAAACCGTATTTATCCATAA
- a CDS encoding CCA tRNA nucleotidyltransferase yields MKIVLNDPLFVSAQPIMQRLESHGYEAYFVGGCVRDTLLGQPIHDIDIATSARPEEIEAIFNLTIDIGKEHGTIIVVENRTHYEITTFRTEGNYSDFRHPDYVDFVRDLREDTLRRDFTINALAFDRKGQLYDYHQGISDLKLKAIRAVGVPYERFTEDALRIVRAIRFASQLGFEIEPNTYEAIQNLGVLLPKIAIERIRVELTKFFLGPYFEQYAQLLVDSKISRHISLLKELPVKEALDFMVKIMNHCPIEDERLAWFLFTKGLGLDEPTLRLFLRQWTHSNQFIQEVTWLHQLYDILLERPLTNWDVYYYPIELIEMLETILKPQFQQIIGNARLLYQQLPVHNKKQIVTNGKDLLTLLGLTKGNAQVGQLLQQVEFAIVMNELANDRKAIEAFIHQQLIKER; encoded by the coding sequence ATGAAAATAGTATTAAATGACCCTTTATTTGTTTCTGCTCAGCCGATTATGCAACGACTTGAGTCTCATGGCTATGAGGCTTATTTTGTTGGTGGATGTGTGAGGGATACCTTATTAGGACAACCTATTCATGATATTGATATTGCCACTAGTGCTAGACCTGAAGAAATTGAAGCTATCTTCAATTTAACGATTGATATTGGTAAAGAACATGGTACGATTATTGTAGTAGAAAATCGGACGCATTATGAGATTACCACCTTTCGAACAGAAGGAAATTATAGCGATTTTCGGCATCCGGATTATGTAGATTTTGTTCGTGATTTGCGTGAGGATACATTGCGTCGTGATTTTACCATTAATGCACTTGCGTTTGATCGAAAAGGGCAGTTGTATGATTATCATCAGGGTATCAGCGATTTAAAATTAAAAGCGATTCGCGCAGTAGGTGTACCGTATGAACGCTTTACTGAAGATGCGTTACGTATTGTTAGAGCGATTCGTTTTGCGAGCCAATTAGGATTTGAAATCGAACCAAATACGTATGAAGCGATTCAGAATTTAGGGGTTTTATTACCCAAAATTGCGATTGAACGCATCCGTGTGGAGTTGACGAAATTCTTTTTAGGACCTTATTTTGAGCAATATGCACAATTGTTAGTTGATAGTAAAATTTCGCGTCATATCAGTTTATTGAAAGAGTTACCAGTTAAAGAAGCACTCGACTTTATGGTTAAGATTATGAATCATTGTCCAATTGAAGATGAACGATTAGCATGGTTTTTATTTACAAAAGGTTTAGGATTAGATGAACCAACACTCCGCTTATTTTTGCGTCAATGGACACATAGCAATCAATTTATTCAAGAAGTAACATGGTTGCATCAATTGTATGATATTTTGTTAGAACGACCATTAACGAATTGGGATGTGTACTATTATCCGATTGAATTAATTGAAATGCTTGAAACGATATTAAAACCGCAGTTTCAGCAAATTATTGGTAATGCAAGGCTCCTTTATCAGCAATTACCGGTACATAATAAAAAACAAATTGTCACAAATGGTAAGGATTTATTGACATTATTAGGATTGACAAAGGGTAATGCGCAAGTTGGTCAGTTATTACAACAAGTTGAATTTGCTATTGTAATGAACGAGTTAGCTAATGACCGCAAAGCTATCGAAGCATTTATACATCAACAATTAATTAAAGAAAGGTAA
- a CDS encoding YpiB family protein, protein MVNRNQRKRQFLQWLLHHFKHQNPVVNHFLQFLMTEPNCIQYVSFTEACDYSPRGIYISYLTHTDTPFIYYKQNKAFTKCEQAFHDFRLNAQMSREQFYIEIDIPNVYAVLYEFDIFEENPYLPIEQEKIDEVEQVLEQLTVDAQIKNWQELIDEGLAQHNYEQVEYYLQLIEKARGKQR, encoded by the coding sequence ATGGTGAATCGTAATCAACGCAAGCGGCAGTTTCTACAATGGTTACTGCATCATTTTAAACATCAAAATCCAGTTGTCAATCATTTTTTACAATTTTTGATGACGGAGCCGAATTGTATTCAATATGTTTCGTTCACGGAAGCGTGTGATTATTCACCGCGCGGTATTTATATTTCTTATTTAACGCACACGGACACGCCATTTATTTACTATAAGCAAAATAAGGCATTTACAAAGTGTGAGCAAGCTTTTCATGATTTTCGACTCAATGCGCAAATGTCACGGGAGCAATTTTATATTGAAATTGATATTCCGAATGTTTATGCGGTTCTATATGAGTTTGATATTTTTGAAGAAAATCCATATTTGCCGATTGAACAAGAAAAAATAGATGAAGTTGAACAGGTGTTGGAACAATTAACAGTGGATGCACAAATTAAAAATTGGCAGGAATTAATTGATGAAGGGTTAGCGCAACATAATTATGAGCAAGTGGAGTACTACTTACAGCTAATTGAAAAAGCTAGGGGGAAACAACGATGA
- a CDS encoding tetratricopeptide repeat protein — MLSDELFERFQSIVDPVALRQELAYYFELAYDDQHYYQELLALADRFGKSGYVDNKRLVLEELWTVRPNEAISYELTQLFVTMEDTELALQWLMQLKQFPASANNRLLEYHVANQVHNTQHAKKVLESIVREYPQTPQAYLLLGQLHLNQGNYKQAKTYFDVLLEYFSDAEWALPARNYLLELLTKNEVLSIEEIEKLIHHSMLPTISTAEEFYYVAKAYYLTQQYEKALEYVTVAWELNHDFIDANLLRLDIASRLSDSERVSSIVQWLAQALPIDHEALIEVTQTAYFHDALTDTLIKKAEQYVYLANLDEQFELISIITQYYVSLDEATYLLHLLDAWAEEITEPAYLSYGYAKVYQMQGDVEMACHYYMDALELALNIDTLVVEFVEFYLENNQEDKATQLIRDYQDTYYDHEQLKELRQKWGELNGES; from the coding sequence ATGTTAAGTGACGAATTATTTGAACGATTCCAATCCATTGTTGACCCCGTTGCTCTACGACAAGAATTAGCCTATTATTTCGAGTTAGCATATGATGACCAACATTATTATCAAGAGTTATTAGCACTCGCAGATCGTTTTGGTAAATCTGGGTATGTTGACAACAAACGCCTTGTACTAGAAGAATTATGGACAGTTCGTCCCAATGAGGCGATTAGTTACGAATTAACACAGCTATTTGTAACGATGGAAGATACCGAATTGGCACTACAATGGCTAATGCAATTAAAACAATTTCCAGCTTCAGCAAACAACCGCTTGTTGGAGTATCATGTTGCTAATCAGGTCCACAATACGCAGCATGCTAAAAAAGTTTTAGAGTCAATCGTCCGTGAGTATCCACAAACTCCGCAGGCGTATTTGTTATTAGGTCAATTACACTTGAATCAGGGAAACTATAAACAAGCCAAAACATATTTCGATGTTCTATTGGAATACTTTTCAGATGCTGAGTGGGCTTTGCCTGCCCGCAATTATTTATTAGAATTACTCACGAAAAACGAAGTGTTATCCATTGAAGAAATTGAAAAGCTGATTCATCACTCAATGCTACCAACAATTTCAACTGCTGAGGAATTTTATTATGTAGCAAAAGCCTATTACTTGACCCAACAATACGAAAAAGCACTAGAATACGTCACGGTTGCCTGGGAGTTGAATCATGATTTCATTGATGCGAATCTGTTGAGATTAGATATTGCCTCACGATTAAGTGATAGTGAACGTGTTTCCTCGATTGTTCAATGGTTAGCACAGGCTTTACCGATTGACCATGAAGCTCTCATTGAAGTGACACAAACTGCATATTTTCATGATGCCTTGACTGATACGCTAATAAAAAAAGCAGAACAATACGTGTATTTAGCCAATCTCGATGAACAATTTGAATTGATTAGTATCATTACGCAATACTATGTTTCATTAGATGAGGCTACCTATTTATTACATTTACTGGATGCATGGGCGGAAGAGATTACTGAGCCGGCGTATTTAAGTTATGGTTATGCTAAGGTTTATCAAATGCAAGGCGATGTTGAAATGGCGTGCCATTATTATATGGATGCATTAGAATTAGCACTGAATATTGATACTCTGGTGGTTGAATTCGTTGAATTTTATCTTGAAAATAATCAAGAAGATAAAGCAACACAATTGATACGCGATTATCAAGATACCTATTATGACCATGAACAACTAAAAGAATTACGACAGAAATGGGGAGAGTTAAATGGTGAATCGTAA
- a CDS encoding prolyl oligopeptidase family serine peptidase: MLDKFIYKLDASDEVIAASDIHIVVTNKQVDFKTKEAVISVLEPKIKSITRDNGELIIDIDNIPFDIITEIKIADDKNRLNSIWCERDCFGLNQNSEKEQITVSTLYADEFEKNIFTDSKGTQITYWLYTPKESVATPKPLIIWEHTGGEVLSLSFERANLVANQGATTWLEHQYDALVLSIQYPENYSFGISDIPEELSLMEAYNDAKYELIQTLINDGKVDANRILITGASSGGGGAIRFLMQYPDLFAGALIVSAKDTVVPISKKYNLAYQIEDNAKLKLTQEQYQETYNKMQKTLSKYGSLIKVPIWFVQAENDQITTYYTVEMMEKILRGMGAKNNKITIYSDEAMEAAGLKKVYHGAWEIVYQNKEMLDWLVSKNIEITE; this comes from the coding sequence ATGCTAGATAAATTTATTTATAAATTAGATGCGAGTGATGAAGTAATTGCTGCATCGGATATCCATATTGTTGTAACAAATAAGCAAGTGGATTTTAAAACAAAAGAAGCCGTTATTTCTGTGTTAGAACCGAAAATCAAAAGCATTACACGAGATAACGGTGAATTAATCATTGATATTGACAATATACCTTTTGATATAATTACTGAGATAAAAATTGCAGATGACAAAAATCGTTTGAATAGCATATGGTGCGAGCGAGACTGCTTTGGCTTGAATCAAAATAGTGAGAAAGAACAGATAACTGTTTCAACACTATATGCTGATGAATTTGAAAAAAACATCTTTACAGACAGTAAAGGAACACAAATAACTTATTGGTTGTATACACCTAAAGAAAGTGTAGCCACACCGAAACCATTGATTATTTGGGAACATACAGGTGGAGAAGTATTGTCACTATCATTTGAAAGAGCAAATCTTGTAGCCAATCAAGGTGCGACAACTTGGTTAGAACATCAATATGATGCGTTAGTTTTATCGATTCAATATCCAGAAAATTATTCGTTTGGTATTAGTGATATTCCGGAAGAGCTATCGTTAATGGAAGCCTATAATGATGCGAAATATGAATTGATTCAAACATTGATTAATGATGGTAAAGTAGATGCAAACCGTATTTTGATAACAGGTGCTTCATCTGGAGGAGGTGGAGCAATACGATTTCTGATGCAATATCCAGATTTATTTGCAGGAGCCTTAATTGTAAGTGCCAAAGATACCGTAGTCCCTATTTCTAAAAAATATAATTTAGCCTATCAAATAGAAGATAATGCTAAACTTAAACTAACGCAAGAACAGTATCAAGAAACATATAATAAAATGCAGAAAACTTTAAGTAAGTATGGCTCATTGATTAAGGTACCGATTTGGTTTGTGCAAGCAGAAAATGACCAAATTACTACTTACTATACGGTTGAGATGATGGAAAAAATTCTAAGAGGTATGGGTGCAAAAAATAATAAAATTACAATTTATAGCGATGAAGCAATGGAAGCTGCTGGATTGAAAAAGGTTTATCATGGTGCCTGGGAAATTGTTTATCAAAATAAAGAAATGCTTGATTGGTTAGTGAGTAAGAACATAGAAATAACTGAATAG
- a CDS encoding DUF1593 domain-containing protein, whose translation MKTKLRTVVTTDGEIDDINSFIRLLMYTNDMEVAGIILTSSMFHYSGNDEKPPFRWTGTTWIPEMISQYEKIYNNLINHDIEYPSADKLRSVYHIGNITDVGEMDKVTEGSDFLANLILDDDLRPLYIQTWGGTNTTARALKTIQERYEQTSHWEAIKAKVEAKVVLYMILEQDSTYKDYIASNWNLTVLSDDMNFGYFSYGWKNLDTQRKVLLKSQWQLKHIVGKGALLDKYALIGDGHYLQGELDSEQFGQEYYLITHPDYQRYDFISEGDSPSYFYLLHTALRGYEHPSFGGWGGRFLRKNHQVYHNRAYDYNPLTKRFEVEYTFVRWIRAIQADFAARAKWCTTDKYSQVNHYPVVSDIEDKCVSAGKTVILKAQAKDLNNLPLVYKWWCYEEVSTYWDFSRIQMIEEKRVFGGLEFVMSIHSDTLEKDWALDMEGIDTSTVKINIPEDAKSGDTFHIIFEVSNQCDTPLTSYRRIILTVE comes from the coding sequence ATGAAGACAAAATTAAGAACTGTTGTAACAACAGATGGTGAAATTGATGACATTAATTCATTTATTCGTTTATTGATGTATACCAATGATATGGAAGTAGCAGGTATTATTCTTACTTCATCTATGTTTCATTACAGTGGAAATGATGAAAAGCCTCCATTTCGTTGGACTGGCACGACTTGGATTCCGGAAATGATTAGTCAATATGAAAAAATATATAATAATCTTATCAATCACGATATAGAGTATCCTAGTGCTGATAAGTTAAGGTCTGTGTATCATATAGGTAACATTACTGATGTTGGAGAAATGGATAAAGTAACCGAAGGCTCCGACTTTTTAGCTAATTTAATTTTGGATGATGATTTACGACCATTATATATTCAAACATGGGGTGGAACAAACACAACGGCTCGTGCTTTGAAAACGATTCAAGAGCGTTATGAACAAACCAGTCATTGGGAAGCAATTAAAGCTAAAGTAGAAGCTAAAGTTGTGTTGTATATGATTTTAGAACAAGATTCAACTTATAAGGATTATATTGCATCGAATTGGAATTTAACAGTATTATCTGACGATATGAATTTTGGTTATTTCTCGTATGGTTGGAAAAACTTGGATACGCAACGAAAAGTATTATTGAAAAGTCAGTGGCAATTAAAGCATATAGTAGGAAAAGGAGCGTTGCTAGATAAATATGCGCTAATAGGAGATGGGCATTATTTACAAGGAGAACTTGATTCAGAACAATTTGGGCAAGAATATTATCTAATTACTCACCCAGACTATCAGCGATATGATTTTATTTCAGAGGGCGATTCACCATCGTACTTCTATTTATTACATACTGCTTTGCGTGGTTATGAACATCCAAGTTTTGGCGGCTGGGGCGGACGTTTCCTAAGAAAAAATCATCAAGTCTATCACAATCGTGCTTATGATTATAATCCATTAACCAAACGTTTTGAAGTTGAATATACATTTGTACGTTGGATAAGAGCAATTCAAGCTGACTTTGCAGCACGTGCGAAATGGTGTACGACTGATAAATATAGTCAGGTGAATCATTATCCCGTAGTTTCAGATATTGAAGATAAATGTGTATCAGCTGGTAAAACAGTGATATTAAAAGCACAAGCAAAAGATTTAAATAACTTACCGTTAGTTTATAAATGGTGGTGTTACGAAGAAGTATCGACTTATTGGGATTTTAGTCGTATTCAGATGATTGAAGAAAAAAGAGTGTTCGGTGGTTTGGAATTTGTAATGTCCATTCATTCAGATACCCTTGAAAAGGATTGGGCACTTGATATGGAAGGAATTGATACATCAACTGTAAAAATAAACATTCCTGAAGATGCGAAAAGTGGGGATACTTTCCATATTATTTTTGAAGTATCAAATCAATGTGATACACCATTGACATCGTATCGACGTATTATTTTGACGGTTGAGTAG